In Desulfosoma caldarium, the following are encoded in one genomic region:
- the secE gene encoding preprotein translocase subunit SecE: MNEAKKMKAHRVKRGVDEGGQSLETYKKVPEKKAKGGSGEAKGSGSLKKKAPRKAGPAEPSLWMRVQTYLREVVYELRKVVWPSRKETIGSTSVVVIIVILCGIYLGFVDFLLAHFVKFLIG, from the coding sequence GTGAACGAAGCCAAAAAAATGAAGGCGCACAGAGTGAAACGCGGCGTGGACGAAGGTGGGCAAAGTTTGGAAACCTATAAGAAAGTCCCGGAAAAAAAAGCAAAGGGCGGCTCCGGGGAAGCCAAGGGTTCGGGCTCTCTCAAGAAGAAGGCGCCGCGCAAGGCCGGGCCCGCCGAGCCGAGCCTTTGGATGCGTGTTCAAACCTACCTACGCGAAGTGGTCTATGAACTGCGCAAGGTGGTTTGGCCGTCCCGTAAGGAAACCATCGGTTCTACGTCCGTGGTTGTGATTATTGTGATCCTTTGCGGGATCTATTTGGGCTTTGTGGATTTCTTACTGGCCCATTTTGTGAAGTTTCTCATTGGCTAA
- the rpmG gene encoding 50S ribosomal protein L33, which produces MRVLVTLACQECKQRNYTTTKNKKTTPDRLSFRKYCKFCNAHTVHKETR; this is translated from the coding sequence ATGCGAGTATTGGTCACTTTGGCGTGCCAGGAATGTAAGCAGCGCAACTACACGACCACGAAAAACAAAAAGACAACCCCGGATCGTCTAAGTTTTCGCAAGTACTGTAAATTCTGTAACGCTCATACGGTTCATAAGGAAACCAGGTGA